GTCCTGCTGCTGCGCCGCTTCACCCGCGGCTTCCTCAAGCAGATCGCGGTCCTCGTCGGCCTCGTCCTCGGCACGCTGATCGCCATACCCTTCGGCGTCACCGACTTCACCCCGGTGACCGAGGCGGACCTGGTCGGCTTCCCCAGCCCCTTCCACTTCGGCGCCCCGCAGTTCGCCCTGGCCGCGATCGTCTCCATGTGCGTCGTCATGCTGGTCTCGATGACCGAGTCGACCGCCGACATGCTGGCGCTCGGCGAGATCGTCGAGCGGCCCGCCGACGAGAAGACCATCGCGGCCGGTCTGCGCGCCGACACCCTCGGCTCGGCGATCAGCCCGCTCTTCAACGGCTTCATGTGCAGCGCCTTCGCCCAGAACGTCGGCCTGGTCGCCATGACCCGGATCCGCAGCCGCTTCGTCGTCGCCTGCGGCGGCGGCCTGCTGGTCCTCATGGGCCTCTCGCCGGTGATGGCCTCGCTGATCTCGGTGGTGCCCCGCCCGGTCCTCGGCGGCGCCGGCGTCGTCCTCTTCGGCTCGGTCGCGGCCAGCGGCATCCAGACCCTGGTCAAGGCCGGCCTGGAGAAGGACAACAACGTCCTCATCGTCGCCGTCTCGCTGGCGGTCGGCATCATCCCGATCACCAAGCCGGACTTCTACCACGCCTTCCCGGAGACCGCGCAGATCATCCTGGACTCCGGCATCTCCACCGGCTGCGTGGCGGCCGTCCTGCTCAACGTGGTCTTCAACCACTTCGGCGGGCGCCGGGACGACGACGAGGTGACGGCCCCGATGGAGCCGGGCGAGGAGATCTCCGAGACCCGCGCCAAGACGGTCCACGCCCACTAGGACCCGTCCGAGGAACCGCCCCGCCCGCCCCGGGCCCCGCGCACGCCGCGGGACCCGGGGCGGCGTCGTGCCCGCCGCCCTCACGCCGACTCCAGGGCGATCCGCCGGGCGCACTCCCCGGCCAGCGCCGGGTACGCGGCGGCGATCGCCTCGTACAGCCTGCGCCGCAGCAGCCGTTCGGCCTCGCGGCGGCCGGTGTCGCCGTACAACCCGTCGAGCAGCGTCTCGTACCGCGCCAGCGCCTGCCGCAGATAGCCCACCTGCCACCGGACGAGCGAGCCGGCCGGTGCCGGGCCGCCCCGCCCGGCCGGGGCGCGCGCGGCCAGCAGGTGCCGGTGGCGGACCGCCCGCCGCTCCAGCTCGGCCGCCGGCAGCCGCGGCACCTCGATCGGCTCGGCCCGGATCGCCGCGAGCACGGCGGCCCGCCGCCTCCCGGCCAGCACCCCGACGGCGGCGCTCCGGCGCGCCTCCACCAGCGCCGTGGCGGCCGCCGCGAACTCCGGCGTCCGCTCCACCGCCTCCACCCGAGCCAGCAGATACAGCCGCACCGGCCGCGGCGCGTACCGCCGCGGGTCGCGCCCCTGCACGTCCGGCAGCCCCAGCAGCTCCCGCATCAACGCGTCGGTCCAGCCGCGCCGCCGGACCCCGGCCGGCGACACGTACAGCGAACGGTCCGTCATGATCCCCCCAAGAATCGACTACGGAGAGTAACGGTTCCAGTGAAGCGCACCCCCCTGACAACGCCCCCGTGAAGCCCCCTTGCGCACCCCTCCCCAGGCGTGCGATATAGGTCTGGACCTTTTCGACGGACGGAGGCCGGCCCGTGCAACGCCCGCTCGCCGCAAGCCTGTTGACAAGTGCGGCGCTCCTCGTCGCCTGCACCGCCGGGACGCCCCCGGACACCACCCCGCCCGCACCCCCCACCGGCCTCACCGCCACCTCCGGCAGCGCCACCACCGTGCACGTCATGTGGGAGGCCGCCACCGACGACCGCGCCGTCACCGGCTACCAGGTCCTCCAGGACGGCCGCCAGGTCAGGGAACTCCCCGCCGGCACCCTCATGACCGACGTCACCGGCCTCGCCCCCGGCACCCGCCACACCTTCGCCGTCCGCGCCCGCGACGCCGCCGGCAACACCTCGCCCCCCACCCCCGCCGTCCCCGCCACCACCCTGCGCGCCACCGCCGAGGACCGCGAACCCCCCACCGCCCCCGGCACCCTCCGCGCCACCCCCGCGGGCCCCGACGCCGCCGTCCTCACCTGGACCCCCTCCCGCGACGACACCCGCGTCACCGCCTACGACGTCCACCAGGCCGGCGTCCGCGTCCACACCGCCCCCGGCTCCGCCACCACCGCCCGCGTCACCGGACTGCGCCCCGGCACCGCCTACTCCTTCACCCTCCGCGCCCGCGACGCCGCCGAGAACTCCTCCCCGGACACCGCCCCCGCCGACCTCACCACCCCCGCCGCCCCCGGCGCGCCCCCCAACACCTCCCCGCGCGCCCTCGCCGCCGCCTCCGCCGACGGCGAGATCACCCTCACCTGGACCCCGCCCGGCACCGGAGCCCCCGTCACCCACCACGAACTGCACATCGACGGCCGCTTCGCCACCACCGTCGTCTGGGGCACCACCCCGCCCCCCGGCCGCGCCACCTACACCTTCCCGGCCCAGGCCCGCCCCGGCACCACCCTCACCCTCACCCTCCGCGCCCGCCTCCCCGACGGCACCTGGGGCGACTTCTCCGCCCCCCGGACCGTCGTCGTCCGCTGAACACCGCCGGGGGTGTCCCTCAGGCCGTTCCCGGCGCCCCCGAACTACCCTGGAACCGTGGCCGAGACCGTTCTCACCAATACCGGGCTGGACCAGTTCCTGGCGCTCCTCGACGGCAGGCCGGAGCACCGCGACCCGGCCTTCGCGCGGGCCGCCGAAGCCGTGCTGGGGCTGCTCGCCCTGCGCGGCGCCGACCGGACCGCAGGGCTGCCCGAGCCGGACCCGCGCCTCGTGCGGCAGCTGCTCGTGGAGGACCTGCCGGCCTTCGTCTACGCCCCGCCCGGCGACCTCCCCGCCTACCCGGCCGTCGTCGGCGCCCTCGCCGGCTGCTTCGACGGCGAGCTGCGGCAGCGCGTCGCCGCCGTCGTCGCCGAGGCCGGGCCCGACTTCGAACGGGCCATGACCGACCCCGGCAACCTCACCTGGCACCGCTGGTACGCCTCGCTGCTGCGGACCGTCGGCGCCGACCTCGCCGACGCCGACGACGTACGGCGGCGGATCGGCGCCCTCGACGGGGCGCCGCTGCCCGACGGAGTCCTCCGCGCCGACCTCATGGGACGGACCGCGCTCGCCGAGACCGTGCTCGCCGAGGCCGTCGCCCGTGCCTACGTCCGCGACGCCGAGCAGCCGCCCGCCGCCGGCCCGCTCCTCACCGACCACGCCGTCGCCGCCGGCATCGGCCGCGTCACCGCCGCGCTCCTCGACCGCTGGACCGCCGCCGGCCTCGCCGACGAGCTCGCCGGCCCCTTCGCCCGCTTCGCTCCCGGCCCCGACGACTTCCCCCACCTCGTCCTCGCCGACGCCCTCCTCGACGAGCACATGGACTACTACGGCGACCCCTCCGTCGCCGTCCCGCCGCCGGCCGACGACGGCCCGGCCGGCGACACCGAACGGGACGCCGACGCGCTGCTCGCCGCCGTCGAGGAACTCGCCGAGGAGGAGTACGAGCCGTACGGCGGCGAGGCACCGCACCTGCTCTACGCGCTCTACCAGCGCGGCTGCGCCGCCGACTCGATCGCCCGCCGCGCCGCCGAGTACGAGGACTGGACCGTCGACCCGGCCCTGGAGGACGTGCCCGTCCCCGTCCCCGAGGGCGCCACCGGCGACTACGTCACCCCGCCCGTGCCCGAACTCGTCCGGCTGCTCGGCTCCGCCGGGATCACCGAGGACGACCGGGCCCGGCTGGACGGCCCGGCCCGCGACCTCGCCGCCGTCGCCGACCGGCTCGCCGCCACCGGCCTCGTCCTGCGCTCCGGCGACGCCTTCGGCCTCACCCCGCGCGGCGCCGCCACCGTCCGCTACCTGCTCCGGGTGCGCCGGATCGCCGCGCCCACCGCGGCCGAGGCCGCCGCCTGGACCGCGAAGGAGCTGGTGACCGCCGCCGCGCAGTGGCCGCATCCGGCCGCCGCGCGCGTGCTCGCCGACTGGCTGCACGCGCGCGGGGAGACCGCCGACGCCTGGTCGGAGCTGCTGGCCGCGCTCGGCGCCGTCCACGCCCACGCCTCCGAAGGGGCCGCCGTGCGCGCCCTGTTCGGGCTCCTCGACACGGCCGCCGCGCCGCCCTCCGCCCTGCGCGGGGCGCTGCGCGATCCGGTCGTCGGCGCCTACGCCCTGGACGCCCTCCGGGTGCGCGGCGAGGACGCGGAGCCGCTCCAGGTGCCGGTGTCGTCCCGGGCCCTGCGCGTCCTCGACCGGTTGCCCGCGAAGAAGGGCCCGCTGGAGTCCCGGCGGGCCGCCTTCGACGCGGCGGCGGCCGACTGGCCGGGCGGCTCGGCCGCCCTGGTCGAGGCGATGGCCGGGGCCGACCGGCACGGCACCGAGCGGGCCCTCGGCCCGCTCGGCATCAGCCTGCCGTGAGGCGTCCGAGCCCGCGCCTCATCCCGCCGTGAGGAGACTCAGCCCGCCGTGAGGTACATCCCGGACGGTCCCGCGCCCGCCGTGTTGCGGCAGGCCCGGTGGCCGGTCGGGACGGCCTGGATCAGCGCGAGGCAGCGCCCGAGCGCCTGCTGGCCGTACGCGTTGGGGTGCATGGACTCCTGGACGAGGCCCTGGGTGGACTGGCTGTCGATCCACCGCGCCCACTCGCTCGCCGCCCCCGACGGCGGCAGCGCCGCCGTCACCTGACGGCTCGCCTTCGCGCACACCTCGCGGCCCTGGAGCGTGTCCCGCAGGTCGAGGAACTGGGCGCCCTTCGCCACCGCCACCTGCCGCAGTCGGTTCGCGAGCTGGGGGACGAGGGAGTCCCGCGCCCAGTCGGAGTCCTTGTTCCAGAACGGGCAGCCGCCGGTGTTCGTCCGGGACCAGCCGCTCTCGGAGTAGCGGTTCTCGGCGGCGCGGGGGATCGGCGACGGGTACGACTGGAGCACGATCCGGTAGTCGGAGGCCGCGTAGCCCGCGCCGGTCATCACGGCCCGGATCTCGTCGACCGCCTTGCCGACGCCGGCCATCACGCCGTCGATCCGGGCGTCGACCTCGGCCTGCTGGTCGTCGTGGCAGTACGAGTACCAGACGATGTAATCGGTCGCGCAGGTGGTGATGATGTCGGCGAAGCCGAGGTCGTTGCCGCCGATGGAGAGGGCGATCAGCTCCACGTCGTGCGTGGCGGCGACGGCGGCCAGCTGGTCGGCCTGCGGCGCCTCTCCCTTGTACGCCTGGCCGCCCTGTGCGGCGCGGACGACGTTCGCCGTGGTGGCCCCGGAGCAGGCCAGGTTGATCAGGGTGCTCGCGATCGGTCCGGCGCTCCTGACCTCGGAGACGTCCGAGCGGTGGCAGCCGCCGGCGGTGGGGCCGTACACCCGGGACGGGTCGTAGCCGCTGCCGGTCCAGGCGCGGTCGGTGCCGTCGCGGCCGCCGGAGTTCGTGAGGCTGTTGCCGAGCCAGCGGCCCGCCTCGCCGGAGATGTAGCTGTCGCCCATGGCGACGACGGCGGTGGGGCCGCTGCCGGGGGAGGCCTGGGCGGCGGGGGCGGCGACGGAGGCGAGACCGGCGGCGGTACACAGGGCCAGGAGGGCGCGCAGCGCGCGGTGGGGGGTCGAGGGCATGGCTGTGTGCTCCTGCGGGGACGCAGTGACGTGGGGGACAGCCGCCGGCCGGTGGCATGGCGGAATCTCGCACGCGCTGACTTATTACCGCTAGGTAGCTGCATATCTCGGTTGCGTCACGTCCCCTGTGACGCGCCAGGGCCCGTCTCCCCGGAGCTGTGCGTTCACCGGGAGGGACGGGCCCTGGACGGGGGCGTGCGGGAGATCAGCCGACGAGCTGCTCGTACGCGGGGAGGGTGAGGAAGTCCGCGTAGTCGGCGTCGAGGGAGACGTGCAGGAGGAGGTCGTGGGCCTGCTGCCACTTGCCGGCGGCGAACGCCTCCTCGCCGATCTCGGCGCGGATGGCGGCCAGCTCCTCGGCGGCGACCTTGCGGGCCAGCTCCGGGGTCGCGGTCTCGCCGTTCTCGAAGACGACACCCGCGTTGATCCACTGCCAGATCTGCGAGCGGGAGATCTCGGCGGTGGCCGCGTCCTCCATCAGGTTGAAGATGGCGACGGCGCCGAGGCCGCGCAGCCACGCCTCGATGTAGCGGATGCCGACCTGGACGGCGTTGCGCAGGCCGTCGTAGGTGGGCTTGGCGTCGAGCGAGTCGATGGCGATGAGGTCGCCGGGGGCCACGGAGACGTCCTCGCGCAGCCGGTCCTTCTGGTTCGGCTTGTCGCCGAGGACGGCGTCGAAGGAGGCCATGGCGATCGGGACCAGGTCGGGGTGGGCGACCCAGGAGCCGTCGAAGCCGTCGCCGGCCTCCCGGTCCTTGTCGGCCTTGACCTTCTCGAAGGCGACCTTGTTGACCTCGGCGTCCTTGCGGGACGGGATGAAGGCCGCCATGCCGCCGATCGCGTGCGCGCCGCGCTTGTGGCAGGTGCGGACGAGGAGTTCGGTGTACGCGCGCATGAACGGGGCCGTCATCGTGACCGCGTTGCGGTCCGGGAGGACGAACTCGGCGCCGCCGTCACGGAAGTTCTTGACGATGGAGAAGAGGTAGTCCCAGCGGCCCGCGTTGAGGCCGGCGGCGTGGTCGCGGAGCTCGTAGAGGATCTCCTCCATCTCGTACGCGGCCGTGATGGTCTCGATGAGGACCGTGGCGCGGACGGTGCCCTGCGGGATGCCGACGTAGTCCTGGGCGAAGACGAAGATGTCGTTCCAGAGGCGGGCCTCCAGGTGCGACTCGGTCTTCGGGAGGTAGAAGTACGGGCCCTTGCCGAGGTCGATCAGGCGCTGCGCGTTGTGGAAGAAGTACAGGCCGAAGTCGACGAGCGCGCCGGGCACGGCCCGTCCCTCGAAGGTGAGGTGACGCTCCTCCAGGTGCCAGCCGCGCGGCCGCATGACGACCGTGGCGAGCTCCTCGGCCGGCTTGAGGGCGTACGACTTGCCGGTGCGGGCGTCGGTGAAGTCGATGGCGCGGGTGTAGGCGTCGATCAGGTTGACCTGGCCGAGGACCACGTTCTCCCAGGTGGGCGCCGAGGCGTCCTCGAAGTCCGCGAGCCACACCTTAGCGCCGGAGTTGAGCGCGTTGATGGTCATCTTGCGGTCGGTCGGGCCGGTGATCTCGACGCGGCGGTCGTTCAGGGCCGCCGGGGCGGGCGCGACCTTCCAGGAGTCGTCGGCGCGGATCGCCGCGGTCTCCGGCAGGAAGTCGAGGGTCGAGGTGCGGGCGATCTCGGCGCGGCGCTCGGCGCGGCGCGCGAGGAGCTCGTCCCGGCGCGGGGTGAACCGGCGGTGGAGCTCGGCGACGAAGGCGAGGGCCGCCTCCGTCAGCACCTCCTCCTGGCGCGGCAGGGGCTCGGCGTCGACGACGGCCAGGGGGGACGGCGCTGGTGCGGACATGACCTGTCACTTCCTTCAGCGGACTACGCGTGCGGTGCCTGGCGGCCGCCGGGCGTCACAGACGGCACGGAGTGCCGCGGGTGCCGAGATACGGCCGCGAGCGCCTTCACAGGGGATCAGGCGCTTCTATGCAGTGGATATTAGTTTCCTCATGGTGGAAGTTCAATCGTTTGTTGATGTCGAGATTCTTCGGGTCGACAGAACATGGCTCCGGGTGCCAGCCCCCTCACTCCAGGTGCCCGCACCCGGACCGCCTCACCCCTCCAGCCGGTACAGGTCCGCCTCCGTGTCGATGTCGAAGGGCTCCGCCACGTCCGAGCAGTCCACCAGCGCGACCGCCTCCCGGTGCGCCGCCAGGTAGTCCCGCGCCCCCCGGTCGCCCTCCGCGACCGCCGCGATCCCCGCCCACCGGTCCGCGCCGAACAGCACCGGATGGCCCCGCCTCCCGTCGTACGAGGCCGCCGCCAGCGCGTCCCGCGCCCCGTACGCCGCCCGCACCCGGGCCACCGCGGCCGCCCCGATCCCCGGCTGGTCCACCAGCGACACCAGCGCCGCGTCCACCCCGCGCGGATCCGCCGCCAGCGAGGCCAGGCCGACCCGCAGCGACGCCCCCATGCCGTCCGCCCACGCCGGGTTCTCCACCAGGACGCACCCCGGCAGCTCGGCCCGCTCCCGCACCCGCTCCGCCGACGCCCCCAGCACCACGTGCACCACCGCGCAGCCGCCCTCGCGCAGCACCCGCACCGCGTGCTCGACCAGCGGACGGCCCCGGTACGGCAGCAGCGCCTTCGGCCGCCCGCCGAGCCTGCGCCCGCCGCCGGCGGCCAGCAGCAGTCCGGCGACGAGCGGCGGGGAGGAAGGGGAGGAAGGAGAGGGAGAGACAGTCTTCGTCATGAGGACTGCTTACCTCATGACACGGAATGACACGGTCGCATGAATGCGCCTCCCGGCCTCTTCCCCGCCGGGCGGCCGAGGGGTTAACTGACCCCCACTCAGGGCGCCCGACCACCGCCCGGAGCCAGTCGGCGGCGGACGTCCCGGAGCGGACGTCCGGGAGTGGGGGCCGTGGTGCGGAGCGTGGAGCAGAGGCCAGTGACCGGCGAGACAGTGGACCCGAGGGTGGCCGGACTCCGGTCCGCCGTGGCCCGCCTCCGGCGCGAACTGGCCGGCCACCGGGTGGAGCTCGCCGACCGGGAGATCGCCGAGGACGAGCTCGCGGCGCTCGACGCGATGGCCGTCAGCGGCGCCCCCGAGGTGTGGCGGCTGCGCCGCAGCCTGCTCCTCGTGGCCGGCTCGCTCGGCTCCGTCAGCGCCCTCGCCGAGGCCCTCGCGGCCGTCCGCCACGCCGTCGAACTCTTCGGCCCCGCCCTGCCGCCCCAGCGACCCGGTTCCTGAGGGTCAGCGCCGGATCAGCCGCCGCTCGCGGGCCGCCGCCACCGCCGCCGTCCGCGAGTCCACGCCCAGCTTGGCGAAGACGTGCACCAGATGGGACTTCACCGTCGCCTGGCTGAGGAACAGCACCTTGCTGATCTGCTGGTTCGACAGCCCCTCGCCGACCAGCTGGAGCACCTCCAGCTCCCGCTTGGTCAGTGCCTCCGCCGGGGTCCGCATCCGGTCCATCAGCCGGTGCGCCACCGCCGGCGCGAGCGCCGACTGGCCGGCCGCCGCCGTCCGCACCGCCGCCGCCAGCTCCTCCGGCGGCGCGTCCTTCAGCAGATAGCCCGACGCGCCGGCCTCCACCGCCGCCAGGATGTCCGCGTCCGTGTCGTACGTCGTCAGCACCAGCACCCGCGGCCCGCCCGGCAGCGCGGTGATCGCCGCCGTCGCCTCCGAACCGTGCATCCCCGCGCCGAACTGGAGGTCCATCAGGACCACGTCCACGCCCCCGGCCGCCGCCAGCTCCACCGCGCGCTCCGCCGTCGCCGCCTCCCCGACCACGGTGAAGCCGGGCTCCGTGTCCAGGACCGCGCGCAGCCCCGCCCGCACCACCGGGTGGTCGTCGGCGAGGAGAAGTCGGACGGTCATACGGCGGCTCCGGCGGGAAGGGGGAGGGAGACGGCGACGGCGGTGCCCTGGCCGGGCGCCGACTCGACGGTGAACGTGCCGCCCAGCGACTCCGCCCGCGAGCGCATCGCCGGAAGCCCGAAACCGCCGTCCGAGGACGGGTGCACG
The Streptomyces roseofulvus genome window above contains:
- a CDS encoding nucleobase:cation symporter-2 family protein, producing the protein MFTSGLQHVAAMYAGVVAPPLIVGAAVGLSGTELTFLTGASLFTAGLATFLQTLGVWKIGAKLPFVNGVTFAGVAPMLAIVDTTEDKADALPVIFGAIIVAGLLGFLAAPWFSRLVRFFPPVVTGTVITLIGVSLLPVAFGWAQGPNPAAEDYGSGRFLGLAAVTLLIVLLLRRFTRGFLKQIAVLVGLVLGTLIAIPFGVTDFTPVTEADLVGFPSPFHFGAPQFALAAIVSMCVVMLVSMTESTADMLALGEIVERPADEKTIAAGLRADTLGSAISPLFNGFMCSAFAQNVGLVAMTRIRSRFVVACGGGLLVLMGLSPVMASLISVVPRPVLGGAGVVLFGSVAASGIQTLVKAGLEKDNNVLIVAVSLAVGIIPITKPDFYHAFPETAQIILDSGISTGCVAAVLLNVVFNHFGGRRDDDEVTAPMEPGEEISETRAKTVHAH
- a CDS encoding fibronectin type III domain-containing protein, with amino-acid sequence MQRPLAASLLTSAALLVACTAGTPPDTTPPAPPTGLTATSGSATTVHVMWEAATDDRAVTGYQVLQDGRQVRELPAGTLMTDVTGLAPGTRHTFAVRARDAAGNTSPPTPAVPATTLRATAEDREPPTAPGTLRATPAGPDAAVLTWTPSRDDTRVTAYDVHQAGVRVHTAPGSATTARVTGLRPGTAYSFTLRARDAAENSSPDTAPADLTTPAAPGAPPNTSPRALAAASADGEITLTWTPPGTGAPVTHHELHIDGRFATTVVWGTTPPPGRATYTFPAQARPGTTLTLTLRARLPDGTWGDFSAPRTVVVR
- a CDS encoding GDSL-type esterase/lipase family protein, translated to MPSTPHRALRALLALCTAAGLASVAAPAAQASPGSGPTAVVAMGDSYISGEAGRWLGNSLTNSGGRDGTDRAWTGSGYDPSRVYGPTAGGCHRSDVSEVRSAGPIASTLINLACSGATTANVVRAAQGGQAYKGEAPQADQLAAVAATHDVELIALSIGGNDLGFADIITTCATDYIVWYSYCHDDQQAEVDARIDGVMAGVGKAVDEIRAVMTGAGYAASDYRIVLQSYPSPIPRAAENRYSESGWSRTNTGGCPFWNKDSDWARDSLVPQLANRLRQVAVAKGAQFLDLRDTLQGREVCAKASRQVTAALPPSGAASEWARWIDSQSTQGLVQESMHPNAYGQQALGRCLALIQAVPTGHRACRNTAGAGPSGMYLTAG
- the aceB gene encoding malate synthase A, with the translated sequence MSAPAPSPLAVVDAEPLPRQEEVLTEAALAFVAELHRRFTPRRDELLARRAERRAEIARTSTLDFLPETAAIRADDSWKVAPAPAALNDRRVEITGPTDRKMTINALNSGAKVWLADFEDASAPTWENVVLGQVNLIDAYTRAIDFTDARTGKSYALKPAEELATVVMRPRGWHLEERHLTFEGRAVPGALVDFGLYFFHNAQRLIDLGKGPYFYLPKTESHLEARLWNDIFVFAQDYVGIPQGTVRATVLIETITAAYEMEEILYELRDHAAGLNAGRWDYLFSIVKNFRDGGAEFVLPDRNAVTMTAPFMRAYTELLVRTCHKRGAHAIGGMAAFIPSRKDAEVNKVAFEKVKADKDREAGDGFDGSWVAHPDLVPIAMASFDAVLGDKPNQKDRLREDVSVAPGDLIAIDSLDAKPTYDGLRNAVQVGIRYIEAWLRGLGAVAIFNLMEDAATAEISRSQIWQWINAGVVFENGETATPELARKVAAEELAAIRAEIGEEAFAAGKWQQAHDLLLHVSLDADYADFLTLPAYEQLVG
- a CDS encoding nucleotidyltransferase family protein, translating into MTKTVSPSPSSPSSPPLVAGLLLAAGGGRRLGGRPKALLPYRGRPLVEHAVRVLREGGCAVVHVVLGASAERVRERAELPGCVLVENPAWADGMGASLRVGLASLAADPRGVDAALVSLVDQPGIGAAAVARVRAAYGARDALAAASYDGRRGHPVLFGADRWAGIAAVAEGDRGARDYLAAHREAVALVDCSDVAEPFDIDTEADLYRLEG
- a CDS encoding DUF5955 family protein, which translates into the protein MVRSVEQRPVTGETVDPRVAGLRSAVARLRRELAGHRVELADREIAEDELAALDAMAVSGAPEVWRLRRSLLLVAGSLGSVSALAEALAAVRHAVELFGPALPPQRPGS
- a CDS encoding response regulator transcription factor, with amino-acid sequence MTVRLLLADDHPVVRAGLRAVLDTEPGFTVVGEAATAERAVELAAAGGVDVVLMDLQFGAGMHGSEATAAITALPGGPRVLVLTTYDTDADILAAVEAGASGYLLKDAPPEELAAAVRTAAAGQSALAPAVAHRLMDRMRTPAEALTKRELEVLQLVGEGLSNQQISKVLFLSQATVKSHLVHVFAKLGVDSRTAAVAAARERRLIRR